One genomic window of Paenibacillus xylanilyticus includes the following:
- a CDS encoding IS3 family transposase (programmed frameshift), with protein sequence MAKKGQTYRRYSLELKLEAVRLVNEEHMSIREVATRLDIQNKSQVQVWAAKAKQGMSLEPATPKRGRPRTKFSSMEEEMAYLRAEIEYFKKAISKSTQGVTSKAARFQIIEDLRARHGLAWLLKLAAVSRSGYYKWRKSIAAAKERRHKEHELESHLLAIHRVHPYFGYLRMTVALRREGLRVNHKKVYRLMKQLGICSVIRKKRRFFGKQASVVNPNRLERQFQADTPRTKLVTDITYIRAGEHFVYLSVIQDLYNNEIVAWHLSERNDLALVHDTLDRLRQHVDLNGVILHSDQGFQYTSKPFNRKLNQLGMLGSHSRRGNCLDNACVESFFSHLKTEKIYLNKAANKAEVEQQVNEYILFYNQNRFQKKLNDRSPVEYRETAAA encoded by the exons GCTAAAAAAGGACAAACATACCGGCGGTACTCCTTGGAGTTGAAATTGGAGGCCGTCCGGCTGGTCAACGAAGAACATATGAGTATACGTGAAGTAGCGACGCGTTTAGATATTCAAAATAAATCTCAGGTACAAGTGTGGGCAGCCAAAGCGAAACAGGGAATGAGTCTAGAACCTGCTACACCCAAACGGGGACGCCCTAGAACCAAGTTTTCCAGTATGGAAGAAGAGATGGCGTATTTGCGGGCGGAGATTGAATACT TTAAAAAAGCAATATCCAAATCTACACAAGGAGTGACGAGTAAAGCAGCCAGATTTCAAATCATTGAGGACCTGAGAGCACGCCATGGTCTGGCTTGGCTCTTGAAGTTAGCTGCGGTTTCCCGCTCGGGTTATTACAAGTGGAGAAAAAGCATAGCAGCCGCAAAAGAGCGTAGACACAAAGAACATGAACTAGAATCCCATTTGCTTGCCATTCATCGCGTGCATCCTTACTTTGGCTATCTTCGAATGACCGTTGCTTTACGACGGGAAGGCCTTCGAGTCAACCACAAAAAGGTGTACCGATTAATGAAACAATTAGGCATCTGTTCTGTCATTCGAAAAAAGCGTCGATTCTTTGGAAAACAAGCCTCTGTGGTAAACCCAAATCGGCTGGAGCGTCAGTTTCAGGCGGATACACCACGAACGAAGCTGGTTACGGACATTACCTATATTCGTGCTGGAGAACACTTTGTGTATCTGTCTGTTATTCAGGATTTATACAATAACGAAATTGTAGCGTGGCATCTTTCTGAACGAAATGACCTTGCTTTAGTTCATGACACGCTGGATAGACTCCGTCAGCACGTGGATCTGAATGGCGTAATCCTACACTCAGATCAAGGATTTCAATATACGTCGAAGCCATTTAACCGTAAACTAAACCAGCTTGGCATGCTAGGCAGTCACTCCAGGCGTGGAAATTGCTTAGATAATGCCTGTGTTGAATCTTTTTTCTCTCATTTGAAGACGGAGAAAATTTATTTGAATAAGGCGGCAAACAAAGCAGAGGTTGAGCAGCAAGTGAATGAATACATACTGTTTTACAACCAAAACCGATTTCAGAAAAAACTAAACGACCGTTCCCCGGTAGAATACCGGGAAACGGCCGCAGCTTAA
- a CDS encoding acyltransferase family protein, giving the protein MKLNTSVLDGLRFLLALWVVCGHFYIIIGGTNLFNIPFVSSLLQQPIIAVNGFMIITGFLMTYHYILREEKEPFLEASTGVKFILRRLFRLYPIYFLAIIAAFFLVENMYLLRKEILEFFTGSSITVFGKESKLETPTLVGMFSHLLFIHGLIPHEDSTILSVAWSLSLEMQFYVIFPIIFAVLFRKQASLRFSVITVISVVVSVLSLNYLKSYFDMPAALFFRMPVFILGMMVAAAALKKLRWRFVALNGCIILAVEDRLTIILSIGLIFLMFYENLKLVLPRSIYSIVSLIGGLLSKKVSKFGADISYSLYLMHMIIMPFIIKFFIDLNYSKLLTAGLSFVSLLVITITLSYVLYLYIEKPFIAMGKRVVATLPRPKRTQVEISTDFSGTEPLN; this is encoded by the coding sequence ATGAAGTTGAATACCAGTGTATTGGATGGTTTGAGGTTTTTACTAGCATTATGGGTTGTTTGTGGGCACTTCTACATCATTATTGGGGGCACGAATCTCTTTAATATTCCTTTTGTTTCGAGTCTACTACAACAGCCCATAATAGCTGTAAATGGCTTCATGATCATAACTGGTTTCTTAATGACTTACCACTACATTCTCAGGGAAGAAAAAGAACCATTTCTCGAGGCGTCCACAGGAGTAAAATTTATTTTGAGAAGATTATTCAGGCTTTACCCTATATACTTTCTTGCTATAATTGCCGCCTTTTTCCTTGTTGAAAACATGTATTTGTTAAGGAAAGAAATATTGGAGTTTTTTACGGGCAGTTCGATTACTGTTTTTGGTAAAGAGAGCAAATTAGAAACGCCAACTTTGGTGGGTATGTTCTCTCATTTACTCTTTATTCATGGGCTAATACCTCACGAGGACAGTACTATACTATCTGTAGCATGGAGCTTATCACTTGAAATGCAATTTTACGTTATATTCCCGATAATTTTTGCTGTCCTGTTTAGAAAACAAGCAAGTTTGAGATTTAGTGTGATAACCGTTATTTCCGTTGTAGTATCAGTTTTATCACTTAACTATTTAAAATCATATTTTGATATGCCGGCTGCCCTTTTCTTTAGAATGCCTGTGTTCATCTTGGGTATGATGGTTGCGGCTGCAGCCTTGAAAAAACTTAGATGGAGATTTGTTGCTCTTAACGGGTGCATTATTCTTGCGGTGGAGGACAGGTTAACAATTATCTTATCTATCGGGCTCATCTTCTTAATGTTCTACGAGAACTTGAAGCTTGTTTTGCCGCGAAGTATATATTCAATTGTTTCATTAATTGGAGGACTCCTTTCGAAAAAAGTATCTAAATTCGGCGCTGACATTTCCTATTCACTTTACCTGATGCATATGATAATAATGCCTTTCATAATAAAATTCTTCATCGATTTAAATTATTCAAAGCTCCTTACAGCAGGGTTGTCTTTTGTATCATTGCTGGTTATAACAATAACTTTATCATATGTCCTTTATCTGTATATCGAAAAGCCGTTTATTGCCATGGGTAAGCGAGTGGTTGCAACATTACCAAGACCGAAACGCACGCAAGTGGAAATTTCAACTGATTTTTCAGGCACGGAGCCATTAAATTAA
- a CDS encoding GNAT family N-acetyltransferase codes for MAAEISYVTTDEQLQQALGIRHDVFVIEQQVPAEIEIDQFDVISPDVHHVLLSTDGQAVATGRLIYYSKDTAKMQRIAVLQSHRSFGYGRVLLLAMEERARELGLTYSILDAQCQAQKFYEKLGYEVISEEPFYDADILHVRMRKSL; via the coding sequence TTGGCAGCCGAAATTAGTTATGTAACGACAGATGAACAGCTCCAGCAAGCATTGGGCATCCGCCATGACGTTTTTGTCATCGAGCAGCAGGTGCCTGCCGAGATTGAAATCGATCAATTTGATGTCATCAGTCCTGATGTACATCATGTTTTATTAAGTACGGACGGACAGGCTGTAGCTACAGGACGACTTATCTATTACAGCAAGGATACAGCCAAAATGCAGCGAATTGCTGTGCTTCAATCCCATCGTTCATTCGGTTATGGACGTGTACTCCTGCTGGCCATGGAAGAACGGGCACGGGAGCTTGGCTTAACATACTCTATACTGGATGCGCAATGTCAGGCTCAGAAATTTTATGAGAAGCTTGGATATGAAGTGATTTCGGAAGAACCTTTTTATGATGCCGACATTCTGCACGTACGCATGAGAAAGAGTCTGTAA
- a CDS encoding DUF3892 domain-containing protein, which yields MNQTTRESFTAVQKNGDGDLTGFQTSSGRILDYQQALAEVQAGAIAGVNVFKGKDGEMYIRGDADGDPTNNLDQLPTF from the coding sequence ATGAATCAGACGACACGTGAGAGCTTCACAGCTGTACAAAAAAATGGTGACGGTGATCTGACTGGCTTTCAAACCTCATCTGGACGTATACTGGATTATCAACAAGCGCTGGCAGAAGTACAGGCAGGAGCCATAGCGGGTGTGAATGTGTTTAAAGGCAAGGACGGGGAAATGTACATTCGCGGTGATGCGGACGGCGACCCGACCAACAATCTGGATCAACTCCCCACGTTCTGA
- a CDS encoding DUF3889 domain-containing protein, translating to MRLLIVTLMTIMLSLSGLATSSAAPIPDYAKWGIIAVKETQTKYNVDILDYKHIGRTSLTANQSREQFKLWVRGKDGKEFAVYVNVDFNPSTQQLKKVEFSESDRH from the coding sequence ATGAGATTACTTATCGTTACACTGATGACGATTATGCTGAGTTTGTCGGGACTAGCCACCAGTTCAGCGGCTCCCATTCCGGATTATGCGAAGTGGGGAATCATTGCCGTAAAAGAAACGCAGACCAAGTATAATGTGGACATACTGGATTACAAGCATATTGGACGTACATCACTGACAGCCAATCAATCCCGCGAGCAGTTTAAGTTATGGGTGAGGGGCAAGGATGGCAAGGAGTTTGCAGTGTATGTCAATGTAGATTTTAATCCTTCAACCCAGCAGTTAAAAAAGGTAGAGTTCAGTGAATCGGATCGACACTAA
- a CDS encoding manganese catalase family protein, translating to MFKRMDEILIEIPNVEKPDPNAAASIQELLGGKFGEMSTLNNYLYQSFNFRSKEKLKPFYDLVMSITAEELGHVELVSHGINQCLRGSTAYKEPDDTPLGSVKDARLSYHYLAGAQGAMPFDSMGNPWTGANVFNSGNLVEDLLHNFFLECGARTHKMKVYEMTDHPAAREVVGFLLVRGGVHVVAYAKALEIATGVNVTKLVPIPSLDNKAFTETRKYEEKGVHTKLYTYSDKDFNAIGQIWKGTHPEDGQPLEVIQGVPEGFPIPEAPAVEEEFAPGISHEDFAEIARRLKMAGNITD from the coding sequence ATGTTCAAACGAATGGATGAAATCTTGATTGAAATTCCCAATGTCGAGAAGCCCGATCCCAATGCAGCTGCCTCCATACAGGAACTGCTAGGCGGCAAATTCGGAGAGATGTCAACGTTGAACAATTACCTCTATCAGTCGTTTAATTTTCGTTCCAAGGAAAAATTGAAGCCCTTCTACGACCTCGTCATGAGTATTACAGCCGAAGAATTGGGTCACGTGGAGCTGGTGTCTCACGGGATAAACCAATGTCTCAGAGGTTCAACCGCCTACAAGGAACCCGATGATACACCACTTGGTTCCGTGAAGGATGCACGTCTATCCTATCATTACCTCGCTGGTGCCCAAGGCGCCATGCCTTTTGATTCTATGGGCAACCCGTGGACCGGTGCAAATGTGTTCAACAGTGGTAATCTGGTCGAGGATCTGCTGCATAACTTTTTCCTCGAATGCGGCGCACGTACACATAAAATGAAAGTATACGAAATGACGGATCACCCTGCTGCCCGGGAAGTGGTTGGGTTCCTGCTAGTACGCGGCGGCGTACACGTCGTGGCCTACGCCAAAGCGCTGGAAATTGCAACAGGCGTGAACGTGACCAAGCTGGTTCCTATTCCATCATTGGACAACAAGGCGTTCACCGAGACCCGAAAATATGAAGAAAAAGGCGTACACACCAAGCTGTACACGTATAGCGATAAAGACTTTAATGCCATCGGCCAAATCTGGAAAGGAACACACCCTGAAGATGGACAACCACTTGAAGTCATTCAAGGTGTTCCAGAAGGCTTTCCGATTCCGGAAGCCCCTGCGGTGGAAGAAGAATTCGCCCCAGGCATTTCACATGAGGACTTCGCAGAAATTGCACGTCGTCTGAAAATGGCGGGAAATATTACGGATTGA
- a CDS encoding DUF3221 domain-containing protein — MASRMLVLMLLIILILTGCSVQVQKEGAQPPRTDAPKEKGFTGYVVDRKENSILVVNPEHEDIGTNGETSKYYPAKWFSNVPDSQIGTYVEVWTDGSPEVEPYPGRARAESIAEYAAATPEGAKISEADAIRGGIYLSYGKEISLPVIEDVEFHANTGIWTVRMRDAMSADNNQAQIELEVPDVEPVESVVQEPKSE; from the coding sequence GTGGCCAGTCGTATGCTCGTTCTTATGCTGCTTATCATATTAATTCTTACAGGGTGTTCGGTACAGGTTCAGAAGGAAGGGGCACAACCGCCGCGAACAGATGCTCCAAAAGAGAAAGGGTTTACCGGCTATGTGGTGGATCGCAAAGAGAATTCCATCCTTGTTGTGAATCCTGAACATGAGGACATCGGAACGAATGGAGAAACCAGTAAGTATTATCCGGCAAAATGGTTTTCCAATGTACCCGATTCTCAGATTGGTACGTATGTAGAAGTCTGGACGGATGGAAGTCCTGAAGTTGAGCCTTATCCAGGTCGTGCAAGAGCAGAGTCCATTGCGGAGTATGCTGCGGCAACTCCCGAAGGCGCGAAGATCAGTGAGGCGGACGCCATTCGCGGCGGAATCTACTTATCCTATGGTAAGGAGATAAGTTTGCCGGTCATTGAAGACGTTGAGTTTCACGCCAACACAGGAATCTGGACGGTTCGCATGCGGGATGCCATGTCAGCGGATAATAATCAGGCCCAGATTGAACTCGAAGTTCCGGATGTGGAGCCGGTGGAATCGGTGGTGCAGGAACCAAAAAGTGAATGA
- a CDS encoding FecCD family ABC transporter permease — protein sequence MGSSTLTGAERKKRTKSTMVMIVLGALIIAAFMISMNTGFTKLSPFEVLRTLFGGGTPKQELILFEFRLPRIVISILVGAGLALSGCILQGVSRNPLADPGILGINAGAGLVVMLFVSFFPTTTAAPVFLLPILALLGSSFAAFLIYVLSYKKGEGIMPTRMLLTGIGVAAGISSAMIVLTLRLSPEKYQFVATWMAGSIWGSNWKFVTALLPFLIILIPVVLYKARVLNVLNLGDQTASGLGASVNRERLILLAAAVGLAGSCVSVSGGIGFVGLIGPHLARRLVGPKHQFLLPASALVGSLLVLIADTLGRVILQPSEIPAGVLVAILGAPYFLYLLSRTR from the coding sequence ATGGGATCCTCAACTCTCACTGGTGCTGAGCGCAAAAAGAGAACGAAAAGCACCATGGTCATGATTGTACTCGGTGCATTGATTATTGCAGCATTTATGATCAGCATGAACACGGGGTTCACGAAGCTGAGCCCTTTTGAAGTGCTGCGTACGTTATTTGGTGGGGGAACACCGAAGCAGGAGCTCATCCTGTTTGAGTTCCGTTTGCCTCGGATTGTAATTTCAATCTTGGTAGGTGCAGGGCTTGCCTTGTCCGGATGTATTTTGCAAGGGGTGTCCCGTAACCCACTGGCGGACCCGGGGATTCTCGGGATCAATGCAGGTGCGGGGCTCGTCGTAATGCTATTTGTATCCTTTTTCCCAACAACAACCGCGGCCCCTGTATTTCTGCTGCCGATTCTTGCCTTGCTTGGATCCAGTTTTGCCGCCTTTCTCATCTATGTGCTTTCGTATAAAAAGGGAGAGGGCATCATGCCTACCCGTATGCTTCTTACAGGAATTGGGGTAGCGGCCGGAATCAGCTCTGCTATGATTGTGCTTACACTTCGGCTCAGTCCGGAAAAGTATCAGTTTGTGGCGACATGGATGGCAGGCAGCATCTGGGGATCAAACTGGAAGTTCGTAACGGCATTGCTTCCATTTCTAATTATTCTAATTCCGGTCGTTCTATATAAAGCGCGTGTGCTGAATGTCCTGAACCTTGGGGACCAGACCGCCAGTGGACTGGGTGCATCGGTTAATCGTGAGAGACTCATCCTGCTTGCTGCTGCCGTAGGTCTAGCCGGGTCCTGCGTATCTGTCAGTGGCGGAATTGGTTTTGTAGGTTTGATCGGACCGCATCTGGCCAGACGCCTTGTGGGTCCGAAACATCAGTTTCTTTTGCCTGCATCCGCTTTGGTCGGTTCTCTTCTTGTTCTCATTGCGGACACGCTGGGCCGTGTCATTCTGCAGCCTTCCGAAATTCCGGCAGGAGTTCTGGTTGCGATCCTCGGTGCGCCATACTTCCTCTATCTCTTGAGCAGAACCAGATAG
- a CDS encoding FecCD family ABC transporter permease, with protein sequence MSSKASSTSHHTESPTAKIHTRPWAATLILTGGLVLLALGMALSISFGAADIKLGVVWQAIFNFNPDLTPHQIIWEIRLPRILGGAMVGACFAVAGAIMQGMTRNPLADSGLLGLNSGAGFALAVCFAFFPGMPYMYIIMYSFIGAGLGVLLVYGFGAASRSGLTPLRLVLAGAAVSAMLSALSEGIALYFKIGQDLAFWTAGGVAGTKWSQLEVMFPWVLAALIVGLIISRSITLLSLGEEIAVGLGQRTGVIKLVGLIVVLILAGTAVSVVGAVGFVGLIIPHLTRKIVGVDYRWIIPCSAVMGSLLLVFADLAARMINPPYETPIGALVALIGVPFFLYLARKERRSL encoded by the coding sequence ATGAGTTCGAAGGCTTCATCGACAAGTCATCATACGGAATCTCCGACAGCCAAAATACATACTCGTCCCTGGGCTGCTACCTTGATCCTGACGGGTGGTCTCGTACTGCTCGCCCTGGGTATGGCTTTGTCCATTTCTTTTGGTGCCGCAGATATTAAACTCGGTGTAGTCTGGCAAGCCATCTTTAACTTCAACCCGGATCTTACCCCGCATCAGATCATCTGGGAAATTCGATTGCCGCGTATTCTAGGTGGGGCGATGGTTGGTGCCTGCTTCGCTGTAGCTGGTGCAATCATGCAGGGGATGACACGCAATCCACTCGCGGATTCAGGCTTGCTTGGGCTTAATTCCGGGGCAGGATTTGCCCTGGCGGTGTGTTTCGCTTTTTTCCCTGGCATGCCGTACATGTATATCATTATGTATTCCTTTATCGGGGCAGGGCTTGGCGTACTGCTTGTATACGGATTCGGAGCAGCGTCCAGATCGGGCCTTACACCTCTTAGGCTGGTGTTGGCGGGAGCAGCGGTATCCGCCATGTTGTCCGCACTGAGTGAAGGGATCGCCTTGTATTTCAAAATTGGACAGGATCTGGCCTTCTGGACAGCGGGCGGTGTTGCCGGTACAAAATGGTCTCAACTGGAGGTCATGTTCCCCTGGGTCCTGGCTGCACTCATTGTAGGCCTGATTATATCTCGTTCTATCACACTTCTTAGTCTCGGCGAAGAGATTGCCGTCGGACTGGGACAGCGTACCGGCGTGATTAAGCTGGTTGGTCTTATCGTTGTGCTTATTCTTGCGGGTACGGCCGTATCCGTGGTTGGTGCTGTAGGTTTCGTTGGGCTTATCATCCCCCACCTTACGCGTAAAATCGTCGGGGTTGATTATCGCTGGATCATTCCGTGTTCCGCGGTCATGGGAAGCTTGCTGCTGGTGTTCGCCGATCTGGCTGCACGCATGATTAATCCGCCATACGAGACACCAATCGGTGCTCTGGTTGCCTTGATCGGGGTACCGTTCTTCCTCTATCTGGCCCGTAAAGAAAGGAGGTCTCTGTAA
- a CDS encoding glycerophosphodiester phosphodiesterase encodes MAIEIIAHRGASAVCPENTMAAFEHGLQLGATGIETDVQMSSDGRLVLIHDETLNRTAGASGWVKDTTYEQLRTLDAGSWFHADFAQERIPSLEELFDLVQGKRILLNLELKNGIVGYKGMEEKIVQAIRNWDLEQQVILSSFNHASLVKCKRIAPEIRTALLYMEKLYRPYDYAAKLEASALHPYKLAVTQEEVAAAQAQGIATHPFTVNDPAEMQLLIQMGVEAIITDVPDVLAALIGVHSR; translated from the coding sequence ATGGCGATTGAAATTATTGCGCATAGAGGAGCTTCTGCCGTCTGCCCAGAGAATACAATGGCTGCGTTTGAACATGGTCTGCAGCTTGGAGCCACGGGTATTGAGACTGATGTTCAGATGTCCAGTGATGGCAGATTGGTTTTGATTCATGATGAGACGTTGAACCGGACTGCAGGTGCATCCGGCTGGGTTAAGGATACAACATACGAGCAATTGCGTACACTTGACGCAGGTAGCTGGTTCCATGCCGATTTTGCCCAAGAGCGCATCCCTTCACTGGAAGAACTGTTTGATCTCGTGCAGGGAAAAAGGATTTTGCTTAATCTGGAACTGAAAAATGGAATTGTTGGTTACAAGGGCATGGAGGAAAAGATTGTGCAAGCCATTCGAAATTGGGATTTGGAACAGCAAGTGATCCTTTCGAGTTTCAATCATGCATCCTTGGTGAAGTGCAAACGGATTGCTCCCGAGATTCGGACGGCACTTCTTTACATGGAAAAACTCTATCGTCCATACGACTATGCAGCCAAACTGGAGGCCTCGGCACTGCATCCATATAAGCTGGCTGTAACACAGGAGGAAGTAGCTGCTGCGCAGGCTCAGGGAATCGCGACACATCCATTTACCGTAAACGATCCTGCAGAGATGCAATTATTGATCCAGATGGGTGTGGAAGCGATCATTACGGATGTTCCCGATGTACTGGCCGCACTGATTGGAGTACATAGCCGTTAA
- a CDS encoding YjcZ family sporulation protein: protein MSEIKGTGYGYGYGGFGGGAWTSTGAILVLFILLVIISRTFIL, encoded by the coding sequence ATGAGCGAAATCAAAGGCACAGGTTACGGGTATGGATACGGAGGCTTCGGCGGCGGAGCATGGACATCTACAGGCGCGATTCTGGTATTGTTCATTCTGCTGGTTATCATCTCCCGCACCTTCATTCTGTAA
- a CDS encoding TIGR00730 family Rossman fold protein, which translates to MKRICVFAGSNPGNHPDYTQQAINLGKQIADNGFSLVYGGSCMGLMGAVADAALENGGEVIGVMPTGLFRGEIVHGGLTQLIEVGTMHERKATMAELSDGFIALPGGMGTFEELFEVLCWAQIGIHRKPVGLLNVNGYYEPLMKLVEHSVHEGFSNTSHLSLWSLESEPAELLAKMSAYVPAQLTQKWTQLNEQK; encoded by the coding sequence TTGAAACGTATATGTGTTTTTGCAGGTTCCAACCCTGGGAATCATCCAGACTATACACAGCAGGCCATCAACTTGGGCAAGCAGATTGCAGATAACGGATTCTCCCTCGTATATGGCGGGTCGTGCATGGGATTAATGGGTGCGGTGGCCGATGCAGCTCTGGAGAATGGCGGAGAAGTCATTGGCGTTATGCCAACCGGATTATTTCGTGGGGAAATTGTGCATGGAGGCCTTACACAGCTGATTGAAGTAGGGACAATGCACGAGCGGAAGGCAACGATGGCGGAACTGTCGGATGGATTTATCGCCCTTCCTGGTGGCATGGGCACCTTTGAGGAATTGTTCGAGGTGCTGTGCTGGGCTCAAATCGGTATTCACCGTAAACCAGTTGGTTTATTGAATGTAAACGGTTATTACGAACCTCTGATGAAACTGGTGGAGCACAGTGTCCATGAAGGATTTTCGAATACTTCTCATCTCAGCCTGTGGAGTCTTGAATCCGAACCGGCGGAACTGCTTGCGAAGATGTCGGCTTACGTTCCCGCACAGTTGACTCAGAAATGGACTCAGCTTAATGAACAGAAGTAA
- the ung gene encoding uracil-DNA glycosylase, whose translation MHMFGNDWDTVLREEIESEYFNDIRYALAGEYKTQTVYPSKENLFSALKLTPYHQVKAVILGQDPYHGAGQAHGLSFSVMPGVRIPPSLLNIYKELHADLGLPIPKHGYLVHWAEQGVLLLNNVLTVREGQPNSHQGLGWQKFTDAVIRALNERSEPMVFMLWGSHAQKKGAFINRDKHLVLESTHPSPLAAHRSFLGSRPFSKANDFLTSKGIQPIDWTIPEN comes from the coding sequence ATACATATGTTTGGAAACGATTGGGACACAGTGCTTAGAGAAGAGATTGAATCGGAGTATTTTAACGATATACGTTATGCATTAGCGGGAGAATACAAAACACAAACGGTATATCCGTCCAAAGAAAATCTGTTCTCCGCGCTCAAACTTACCCCTTATCATCAGGTCAAAGCGGTCATTCTGGGTCAGGATCCATATCACGGAGCTGGACAGGCCCATGGACTGAGCTTTTCGGTTATGCCAGGTGTACGCATTCCGCCTTCACTGCTAAATATATATAAGGAACTTCATGCAGATCTGGGATTGCCAATTCCGAAACACGGGTACTTGGTGCACTGGGCGGAACAAGGTGTATTGCTGCTTAACAATGTACTTACGGTACGCGAGGGCCAGCCGAATTCTCATCAGGGGCTGGGTTGGCAGAAGTTCACTGACGCAGTGATTCGTGCGTTGAATGAACGTTCGGAACCGATGGTGTTCATGCTGTGGGGCAGTCATGCACAGAAAAAAGGAGCCTTTATTAACCGGGATAAACATCTGGTGCTGGAATCAACACACCCCAGTCCACTTGCCGCCCATCGTAGTTTTCTGGGCAGTCGGCCATTCTCCAAAGCCAATGACTTCCTGACCTCCAAAGGTATTCAACCGATTGATTGGACCATACCGGAAAACTAG